From Zhongshania aliphaticivorans, one genomic window encodes:
- a CDS encoding tetratricopeptide repeat protein — translation MSNELLQFLFFVVAVSAGWLAGYCYRPRSGKKDTETSSSYYKGLNYLLSEQPDAAVMTVINDLPVNLETLPTHLALGNLLRSKGEVDGAIRVHQNLLSRPSLPREKLHQVHLELARDYISAGVLDRAERLLKDVVDESEVFRADALEHLQHIYQTEREWDHAIAVALRRLPPRSWLKKAPVAGPADRRVERALSHFYCEKAQLLLAEHNYKEAIAALQSARQFDRDNVRAYMLSANIALKQNKPELALDLLHTAIDRQAAFSSEMLPLFREAFARFSGRDAYLDALLGIAKNTESSAFIIEAAELMAAKDGSELTLQYLLDAARQRPTLGLLAKVLEQPAAGSGQTLELVQGVLLKLRAERPAYRCRQCGFSGQKLHWLCPSCEQWGTITPIRGTQGD, via the coding sequence ATGAGCAATGAGTTACTGCAGTTTTTGTTTTTTGTGGTCGCAGTGTCAGCGGGGTGGTTAGCGGGTTATTGCTATCGGCCACGGTCGGGGAAAAAAGACACTGAGACTAGTAGCTCGTATTATAAAGGTCTTAATTACTTGCTGAGCGAGCAGCCCGATGCTGCGGTGATGACAGTAATTAATGATTTGCCTGTCAATCTTGAAACACTTCCTACTCATTTGGCGCTAGGTAATTTACTGCGTAGTAAGGGTGAGGTTGATGGCGCGATCCGTGTTCATCAAAATTTGTTGTCGCGACCAAGCCTGCCCAGAGAAAAACTTCATCAAGTTCACTTAGAGCTGGCTCGAGATTATATTTCTGCCGGTGTGTTAGATCGCGCTGAGCGCTTATTGAAAGATGTGGTTGATGAGTCGGAGGTGTTTCGCGCTGATGCCTTAGAGCATTTGCAGCATATTTATCAAACAGAGCGCGAATGGGATCACGCTATAGCCGTCGCGCTGCGCCGCTTGCCACCCCGCAGTTGGTTGAAAAAAGCCCCTGTGGCAGGGCCTGCGGATCGTCGAGTTGAGCGCGCCTTAAGTCATTTTTATTGCGAAAAAGCCCAGTTGCTGTTGGCCGAGCACAATTACAAAGAGGCGATAGCGGCTCTGCAAAGCGCCCGGCAGTTTGACCGAGATAATGTTCGTGCCTATATGTTGTCGGCCAATATTGCACTAAAACAAAATAAGCCCGAGCTGGCGCTGGACTTGCTGCATACCGCAATCGATAGGCAGGCGGCGTTTAGCTCGGAAATGCTGCCTTTGTTTCGCGAAGCCTTTGCTCGTTTTAGCGGGCGAGACGCCTATTTAGATGCCTTGCTTGGTATTGCTAAAAATACCGAGAGCTCAGCCTTTATTATTGAGGCGGCAGAGTTGATGGCGGCCAAGGATGGCAGTGAGTTAACGCTTCAATATTTATTAGATGCTGCGCGGCAGCGGCCTACCCTTGGTTTATTGGCAAAGGTGCTTGAGCAACCAGCGGCAGGAAGCGGCCAAACTCTGGAGCTGGTGCAGGGGGTTTTGCTGAAATTGCGCGCAGAGCGCCCGGCCTATCGCTGCCGACAGTGCGGCTTTTCCGGTCAAAAGTTACACTGGTTGTGTCCCAGCTGTGAGCAGTGGGGTACCATAACGCCCATTCGTGGAACCCAGGGTGATTAA
- the pyrF gene encoding orotidine-5'-phosphate decarboxylase → MSSKTPLSPVIIALDFARRAELDALVDQLDPSQCRLKVGKELFTLFGPEVVRSLQQRGFEVFLDLKFHDIPNTTAAAVAAAAELGVWMVNVHASGGAKMMSAAKTALLPYGKDAPLLIAVTVLTSMHSDELAAIGVAGDAPAQVSRLAALTADCGLDGVVCSAQETPILRAQSSDQFLLVTPGIRPAGSELSDQTRVATPADAMAMGSSYLVIGRPVTRSANPLAALKAINQSLGY, encoded by the coding sequence ATGAGTTCAAAAACACCACTTTCCCCAGTCATTATTGCCTTGGATTTTGCAAGGCGTGCCGAATTAGATGCGCTGGTTGATCAATTGGATCCAAGTCAGTGTCGTCTAAAAGTCGGTAAAGAGCTTTTTACTTTATTTGGCCCAGAGGTAGTAAGAAGCCTGCAGCAGCGCGGTTTTGAAGTATTTCTCGATTTAAAATTTCACGATATTCCCAATACCACGGCGGCGGCAGTGGCTGCTGCAGCTGAACTCGGGGTGTGGATGGTGAATGTGCATGCCAGTGGCGGCGCAAAAATGATGTCGGCTGCTAAAACGGCCTTGCTGCCCTACGGTAAAGACGCGCCCTTGCTGATTGCTGTCACCGTATTAACGTCGATGCATAGTGATGAATTGGCGGCTATTGGCGTGGCAGGTGACGCGCCAGCCCAGGTATCGCGGCTCGCGGCGTTGACTGCCGACTGTGGTTTAGATGGTGTAGTCTGCTCTGCACAGGAAACGCCAATATTGCGGGCTCAAAGTTCAGACCAGTTTTTGCTGGTGACGCCAGGAATACGCCCGGCCGGAAGCGAACTCAGTGACCAGACGCGGGTAGCGACACCCGCCGACGCGATGGCGATGGGCAGTAGTTATTTAGTTATTGGGCGGCCAGTTACGCGTAGCGCGAACCCTTTGGCGGCCCTCAAGGCTATAAATCAATCATTGGGCTATTGA
- a CDS encoding LapA family protein has product MRLIGSILVLVLLFAVLGLGLLFTLENDVLVPLNILVAELPAQRLSTWIILAFFLGGVCGLLAASIAILRLQASRLSLRRQLAAKPGKAVVESRGAGV; this is encoded by the coding sequence ATGCGCCTCATTGGTTCGATATTAGTGCTGGTATTATTATTCGCTGTGCTGGGCTTGGGTTTACTTTTTACCCTCGAAAACGATGTGCTTGTGCCGCTGAATATCCTGGTTGCAGAGCTTCCCGCACAACGTCTGTCAACTTGGATAATACTCGCGTTCTTTTTGGGTGGCGTATGCGGTCTATTGGCAGCGTCAATTGCCATATTGCGCCTTCAGGCATCCCGGTTGAGTCTGCGCCGCCAGTTGGCTGCTAAGCCCGGTAAAGCGGTTGTGGAGAGTCGTGGTGCGGGTGTCTGA
- a CDS encoding SLC13 family permease, whose protein sequence is MMFSVDAWIVLGVISACLVALIFSRRPPDMILCGGVVVLLLLGVLSPKEALAGMSNEGMVTVGVLFIVAQALSETGVVSWISHSMLGRPKSARVAQLRLMAPVAAFSTILNNTPVVAMMIPAVRDWAKRNNLPVSQLMIPLSYAAIVGGTCTLIGTSTNLVVNGMLLHSLPEQALGMFDLAWVGLPCVVLVIGFTILTSRRLLPSSKGKSERFGDTRQYIVEMMVDDSSPMIGQSIEEAGLRQLPAMFLIEIVRDERLMTVVSPKEILMAGDRLIFAGDVRSVVDLKNFHGLRLAEDQAFKLGENNLSRCLAEVVISPNFPHLGRMVRDMKFRNNYGAAIIAISRNGEQLKGRIGDVELEPGDTLLLEAYEDFVPNQRYSRDFLLVSEIENSRPVRHEHRFRAGIIMVAMVAVVAVGWLSMLKAAFLAAGLLVATRCIRAADARRSVDWQILLVIAASIALGGSLESTGAAAVIAGEIVGAAAGSPIATLVAIFVVTTLFSAVISNLAAAVIVFPIALAASQQLEVSMLPFAVTLMMAASASFATPIGYQTNLMVYGPGDYRFSDFFKIGVPLTVLVGVTTILIVPLVWPF, encoded by the coding sequence ATGATGTTCAGCGTTGATGCATGGATTGTTTTGGGGGTCATTTCTGCCTGCCTAGTGGCCTTAATATTTAGCCGTCGCCCGCCAGATATGATCTTATGCGGTGGCGTTGTGGTCTTGCTATTGCTCGGGGTGTTATCTCCAAAAGAGGCGTTAGCGGGGATGTCGAATGAGGGCATGGTCACGGTTGGCGTGCTGTTTATTGTTGCTCAAGCGCTCTCTGAAACCGGTGTGGTCAGTTGGATTTCGCATAGTATGTTGGGCCGGCCAAAGTCGGCGCGGGTAGCCCAGCTTCGTCTAATGGCGCCAGTGGCGGCCTTTAGTACGATTCTCAATAACACCCCCGTTGTGGCGATGATGATTCCTGCGGTACGAGACTGGGCAAAGCGCAATAATTTGCCTGTTTCTCAGTTGATGATTCCCCTTAGCTACGCCGCGATTGTCGGCGGTACCTGCACCTTAATTGGCACCAGTACCAATTTAGTCGTTAACGGTATGTTGCTGCATTCGCTTCCAGAACAAGCGCTAGGTATGTTCGATCTGGCGTGGGTCGGCTTGCCATGTGTTGTTTTGGTTATTGGCTTTACCATTTTAACAAGCCGTCGCTTGCTCCCGTCGAGCAAAGGAAAATCTGAGCGTTTTGGCGATACCCGTCAATATATTGTCGAAATGATGGTGGACGACAGTAGCCCTATGATTGGCCAGTCGATTGAGGAAGCTGGTTTACGGCAATTGCCCGCCATGTTCCTTATTGAAATCGTGCGTGACGAGCGCTTAATGACGGTGGTTTCACCCAAAGAAATTCTAATGGCGGGGGATCGCCTGATCTTTGCGGGTGATGTGCGTTCAGTGGTGGACTTGAAAAATTTCCACGGCCTGCGTTTAGCTGAAGATCAGGCCTTTAAATTAGGCGAAAATAATTTATCGCGCTGCTTGGCCGAGGTGGTGATATCACCGAACTTTCCCCACTTGGGGCGTATGGTTCGGGACATGAAATTTCGGAACAATTACGGTGCGGCGATTATCGCGATCTCCCGCAATGGTGAGCAGCTTAAGGGCCGAATTGGTGATGTCGAATTAGAGCCAGGTGATACCTTGTTGCTTGAGGCCTATGAGGATTTTGTGCCAAACCAGCGTTATTCAAGGGATTTTCTACTGGTTAGTGAAATAGAAAACTCGCGACCAGTGCGTCATGAGCATCGTTTCCGTGCGGGTATTATCATGGTTGCAATGGTTGCGGTTGTTGCCGTTGGTTGGTTGTCGATGCTCAAGGCCGCTTTTCTCGCGGCGGGGCTGTTGGTAGCTACTCGCTGTATTCGTGCCGCCGATGCGCGTCGGAGTGTGGACTGGCAGATTTTACTTGTCATTGCCGCATCGATAGCTCTGGGCGGTTCGCTGGAATCTACCGGTGCGGCTGCTGTTATTGCAGGGGAAATTGTAGGGGCTGCGGCGGGTTCCCCTATCGCAACCTTGGTTGCAATTTTTGTTGTGACTACATTATTTTCAGCAGTGATCTCAAATTTGGCTGCGGCGGTGATTGTATTTCCCATCGCATTGGCGGCGAGTCAGCAGCTTGAGGTTAGCATGTTGCCTTTTGCGGTCACCTTGATGATGGCGGCCTCAGCGAGCTTTGCGACACCTATTGGCTACCAGACCAATCTTATGGTTTACGGCCCAGGCGACTACCGTTTTAGCGATTTCTTTAAAATTGGGGTGCCGCTCACTGTTCTGGTGGGGGTGACGACTATTCTGATTGTTCCCTTGGTCTGGCCATTTTGA
- the ihfB gene encoding integration host factor subunit beta: MTKSELIELIAEHQPQLSHKDIELAVKTMIEHMSQVLATGDRIEIRGFGSFSLHYREPRMGRNPKTGDTVELPGKYVPHFKPGKELRERVNLSIQSGA, encoded by the coding sequence ATGACCAAATCCGAGTTAATAGAACTAATCGCAGAGCACCAGCCTCAGCTGTCTCACAAGGACATTGAGCTGGCAGTAAAAACCATGATTGAGCATATGTCTCAGGTCTTGGCGACTGGCGATCGTATAGAAATACGCGGCTTTGGCAGTTTTTCGCTGCACTATCGGGAGCCTCGCATGGGGCGGAATCCAAAAACCGGTGATACAGTTGAGCTGCCTGGTAAATATGTTCCTCATTTCAAACCTGGTAAAGAATTACGTGAGCGGGTAAACCTGAGCATTCAATCAGGCGCTTAG